Genomic segment of Psychrobacter sanguinis:
CCTCTCGGCCGCCCCAGCGCGCAGGATTTAATGCTTTCGCACTCTCTATCGTCTGCTTACGATTTGCTAGAATGACTTTATCCTCACCCATATGGCGCTCATTAGGGGTCACAAATCTAAGCTGACTGTGCTTATGCTCCATGTTATACCAATGAGCAAACCTAAGCACCCAAGCTCTCGCTTCATCAAGACTATTAAACCCATCTGTTGGCCAATCCGGGCGATACTTGCACGTTTTAAACAGCAACTCAGCAAATGGATTGTCATTACTTACCCGAGGTCTGCTATAAGAAGTCACCACCCCAAGCTCATAAGCTTTCATCCGCATCGTTTGCGCCTTCATCGGTGCCCCATTATCAGAATGTAGAACTAAGCCTGAATGCAAACACTTCTCTTTAATTAATGTACGCTGTAGAAGCTGTGCTGCAAGCTCACCTGACTCATGATCGTACACTTCCCATCCCACAATCTTACGGCTATACACATCCTCAATCATATAAAGATAATAGAACTGACCTCGTACAGGACTTGGCAGGTATGTGATGTCCCAACAGAACACTTAGCATGGCCCTGTAGCGGTAAATGATTGCGGTTTACTACTGACTTTAGGAGCTAGGCTACGTCCTCTGTGGTTTAGCTGATTATGGTTAAGTACAAGGTAAAAGGTGGATTCTGAGTATAATACTCCCGGAAAACTAGACCAAAAAATTGTAGCAAATAAGATAGAATATCCTTTAGAAAAAGAGGTCTATCTAATGACAAAAGTACGTAAGCGTCACAATGCTGAATTTAAAAGCAAAGTCGCCGTTGAAGCCATCAAAGAACACAAGACCCTCAACGAGTTAACCGCAGAATATGGGGTTCATGCAACCCAAATCAGCAACTGGAAAAAGCAGGCTTTGGCAGTTACCCCTACTGCATTCAATACCAAACAGCAAGCCAACGAACAAGCCCAGCAAGCTATTATCGATGAACTACATAGGCAGCTAGGGCAAGTTATAAGCGAAAGAGACTGGCTTAAAAAAAAGTCCTCACAGCTACCCTGAGCACTCGTAAACAACTGCTAGAACCTGATAACAAGGATTTTAGTGTTCGTAAGCAATGTGAATTACTCAGTATCAACCGCTCAAGTTTGTACTATCAGCCAAAGCCCATCAGCGAGCTTGATATTACGCTGATGAACTTGCTTGACGAACAGTACACCAAGACCCCATTTTATGGGGTTAAACGCATGACAGCGTATTTGAGGCAACTAGGCTATCAAGTGGGAGAAAAGCGAGTTAGGCGCTTACTACGGCAAATGGGGCTAGATGCCATTTATCAGCATCCTAACACGAGTAAGCCTAACTCTGAACATCAAGTTTACCCGTATTTGCTTAGGCATGTACCGATTAGCCGTTGTAATCAAGTGTGGAGTACTGATATCACCTATATTCGCCTAGCCAAGGGCTTCGTGTATTTGATGGCGGTGATAGATTGGTACAGTCGTTATGTTCTAGACTGGTCGCTATCTACCACGCTTGAGGCGGATTTCTGCGTGGATACGGTGAGCAGCTTACTGCACAATGGGTTGCGCTGTGAGATTTTTAATACGGATCAAGGCTC
This window contains:
- a CDS encoding IS3-like element ISPpy1 family transposase (programmed frameshift), whose product is MTKVRKRHNAEFKSKVAVEAIKEHKTLNELTAEYGVHATQISNWKKQALAVTPTAFNTKQQANEQAQQAIIDELHRQLGQVISERDWLKKKFLTATLSTRKQLLEPDNKDFSVRKQCELLSINRSSLYYQPKPISELDITLMNLLDEQYTKTPFYGVKRMTAYLRQLGYQVGEKRVRRLLRQMGLDAIYQHPNTSKPNSEHQVYPYLLRHVPISRCNQVWSTDITYIRLAKGFVYLMAVIDWYSRYVLDWSLSTTLEADFCVDTVSSLLHNGLRCEIFNTDQGSQFTSPRFTRPLIEQGIAISMDGRGRALDNIFVERLWRSVKYECVYLRQFETVSQARAGLKEYFEFYNHEHLHQSLDYHTPAQVYLANNSSDNESFYQPNSILIL